The segment ACGGTCCTCCTTGCGGCGGCCGACACCTTCAGGGCGGCGGCCGGAGAGCAGCTCGCCATCTGGGGAGACCGGGTCGGTGCCGAGGTCGTCCGGCATCAGGAGGGGGCGGATCCCGCAGCGGTCGCCTTCGATGCCGTGAGCGCCGCCCTTGCGCGGAAGATTGATGCGGTTTTGATCGATACCGCCGGCCGTCTCCAGACGAAGAGCAATTTGATGGAAGAGTTAAAGAAGATCAAGCGGGTCATCGCCAAGGCGATTCCCGATGCCCCCCATGAGAGAATCCTGGTGCTCGACGCCACCACCGGCCAGAACGCCCTCTCCCAGGCGCGGCTTTTTCATGAGACGATCGGGGTGACGGGGATTATCCTGACGAAGCTGGACGGGACGGCAAAGGGGGGAATCATCGTCCCGATCGTCGAAGCCCTTTCGGTTCCGGTTACTTACGTCGGCGTCGGCGAAGGGGTGGACGATTTGATCCCGTTCAACATCGAGTCATTTGCAGAGGGACTTTTTGAAAGCGGTAAGGAGTGAGGACCCGCACTGATTTAAGAGAAGAGTCCATTATCAAATGTAATGACCCTGTTTTTTCCCTGCAGCTTCGCCTGGTAGAGGGCGCGGTCGGCATTTCGGATCAGCTCTTCGAACGTTTCGGCATCATCCGGGAAAGTGGCAAGACCGACGCTGACGGTCAGTCGGGCCAAATCGGAGTATTTTTTTTGTAGCGTCTCGTTCCGCTCGATTTCCCTGCACAGCCTCTCTGCAATGATCCGCGCATCTTCCTTATTCGTCTGGGGAAGGATGATGGTGAATTCCTCCCCTCCGTAGCGCGCGGCGACGTCGATCGCCCGGATGTAGTTTCGAAGGGCCTGTCCGAGCAAAACCAGAATCTCGTCTCCTCCCAAATGGCCGAAGGTATCGTTGAAGCCTTTGAAATTATCGATATCGACGATAATGAGGGAGACGGGGATCCGGTGGCGCCGGGATCGCTCGATCTCCTCCGTCAAGCGTTCCTGAAAGTAGCGGCGGTTCAGAAG is part of the Candidatus Manganitrophus noduliformans genome and harbors:
- the ftsY gene encoding signal recognition particle-docking protein FtsY; its protein translation is MMAEGFWGKLGKGLAKTREYLSSGLEAVFLDQPNINQETLDRLEELLIGSDLGMEVTDRLMIGLRASVERKEISNLASLKKKLKSYLVVILNKGVPQEPPKTTPVVSLFVGVNGVGKTTTIAKRAAQLRREGKTVLLAAADTFRAAAGEQLAIWGDRVGAEVVRHQEGADPAAVAFDAVSAALARKIDAVLIDTAGRLQTKSNLMEELKKIKRVIAKAIPDAPHERILVLDATTGQNALSQARLFHETIGVTGIILTKLDGTAKGGIIVPIVEALSVPVTYVGVGEGVDDLIPFNIESFAEGLFESGKE